Part of the Benincasa hispida cultivar B227 chromosome 12, ASM972705v1, whole genome shotgun sequence genome is shown below.
CTAATGAAAACTCAGAGTACTATTTTTTCTCTTCTGGAGTGTATCAATGCTATTGGGGCAACAAAAGTAGCATTTAATTGTCTCTATGGTACGTTTGTTTCCTTTCTAGTttcattcttttgcatgagatTTTGATGGTCTTGTCAAATATGACTATGCTGATGCACTTTAATGATTGCATTGTGCCCTTAGGAATTCGGTGCAGTGGAATTGTCATTACGTTGTAATGTATTCTCAATGTTCTTTTTCGTAGATAAGTGTTGCAGCTGATTGAATTGTAGTTTTGTAGTGGGACATCGTACTACTTTGGGATTTCCTGTGCACGTTACTTTATGTGGGCGAACAAAATATTTGCTTTTTCACGACAAAGAAGTCTTGTAAATTTCTAGGGGCAAACCTTACCAAACTTGGTGTGCATAGATAACTTCATTACTAACCAGTTGGAAGTGGGGGATAAAATGGAGgaaagagatttctcaaaataGTCATATTACCTAACAATAAGTTTGTCATAAAGTCAGCAGTTGGCTTCTCAAGAACACGTTTGAGCATGGAAATTAGTCAGGAAAATGTTAATTGGGAATCACATGCATTTAAAGTAACAGGACGGAAGAAATTCATAGATACTCTTAGAAATTTTGGAtgatacaaattaaaagaagaagaaagaggacATTATGTTAAATATAACCACACcagtttgtgattttttttcccaCATCAAACCAAAAAATGTAAAGCTGATACTTTGTTTTGTAGGGATGCCATCAATGTTGGACACAATATAAATCACCATCAATTCAAGGTAGATATTGTAAAAAATACTCAAATCGTAATATTTAATTACCTTCGCTTAACTGGTGGAAAGGAACCCTTGTAAGAACTTAATTATCTCATTTTATAAATTCCTCCATGACAAGAGCAGATTAATGCAATCACATTTTGGAAAGGGACCTAGTATTATAGATAGCTTTAACTTATTCTCCTTGACGTAGAGCcaaataaatagttttaaagGAATTCTCATTGCCTCTGAGTTTAGGACAGTGCCTGTGTCAAATTAGGGGTATATCAAGATCATTCTACTAATTGTTAACTTAACCTTTTATCTCAGATCCCATTTCACTCGTCCGAGACCAcaatattaaagaaaaactaGTTGAACTGGGAATTTCTGTGCAGAGCTACAACGCAGATCTTTTATATGAGCCATGGGATGTATATGATGAAAATGGGAATGCTTTTACGACCTTCAAGGAATATTGGGATAAATGCCTTCTTTTGCAAAAGGAATTGATTTCAACTCTCCCTCCATGGAAACTACAGCAGGCTGCAGGTACATTTCTCACTACGTACATGTAGTAGCTGTTACTTTTGGAAGATAGATAGTAAGTAGTAATAGATACACTCTCTAATACTTCTAAAATTGGTATTTCTGATACTTTTGGAAGATAGATAGTAAGAAGTGAGAAGCTGCATTGCTACTCtaacaaaattagaattaacAGAATAGTAATGTTGTTTTTCTCTATGCTTGGGTTTTGAAATATCTGTTCTGCAACTGCAAAGAAGCTTACTATGGAATTATTTTAACTGTGTAGAGCGTTGTCTTAAGAGCTTCTATCCTGTTTTAATCTTGACAGGAATGGTGGGATGTTGTTCCATTGAGGAACTAGGTCTTGAAAATGAATCAGAGAAATCTAGCAATGCATTACTAGCAAGAGCTTGGTCTCCAGGCTGGAGCAACGGTGATAAGGCTCTGGTTGAATTTGTTGAAAATCATCTGCTAGAATATGCAATAAATAGGCAACATCTTGGTGGTAGCTCGACGTCTCTACTGTCCCCATACCTACATTATGGGGAAGTAAGCGTTTGTAAGGTTTTCCAAAAAGTGAGAATGAAACAGATATTGTGGGCAAGAGAAGGAAATGCCTTGGGGGAACAAAGCACTAATCTGTTTCTCAGGGCTATAGGGCTTAGAGAGTATTCCCGTTATATATGTTTCAACTTTCCATTCACCTACGAAAGATCATTGCTGAGCAGTCTGAAGTTCTTCCCTTGGCATGACAGCCAGGATAACTTTAAAGCTTGGAGGCAGGGTCGAACTGGTTACCCATTGGTTGATGCAGGAATGAGAGAACTTTGGGCAACTGGATGGATACACAACAGAATAAGAGTGATTGTTTCTTGCTTTGCAGTTAAAGTTCTGCTTCTTCCCTGGAAATGGGGAATGAAGTATTTTTGGGACACTCTTTTAGATGCAGATTTAGAAAGTGATATCCTCGGTTGGCAATATATTTCTGGGAGCTTGCCTGATGGCCATGAGCTTGAGAGATTGGACGATCCACAGGTATGTTTATGTTTAGTTGCTTAATGTTTAAAAGCACTAATAGTAGACAACACAGTTCAAATGTTTTATGAACTTAAATGTCTTCAAGATTAAATTCTAATTGTCAGCTATGCCGTTGTTGAACTGCAGTTGATGTTGGAAGCCTGTGGTATATgcttaataaagaaaaatagaggATATATGTTTGAAATCCCTCCTAATATGCAAACTTGGTTTACAATATTTCTCGTCTCAATAGCTTTTCTTCTCCACATACTTTATCCAGTGATACCAAAAACCATAGGACCCAAAAAGAGAATTTTAAAAGTCATAGTGACTCTAGTAACCTACAAATACATTTATCTGACTTTTAGCAACATCTAAAATAACATATCTAATTTTCAGTACTTAATATATTGCTTCACACGCCACATGAGAGCACACACCATTTGTTATTGCGTACAACTTTGTTTCAGTATTCCAGAGAATGACCTCATCTTTATTGCTATTATATTTCGTTGTGATAACTAAATGACATGGTACATTTgccattctcatgctagctagtcATTTATCTCAAGTTTAGGAGAAAAAATTCCCAAAGTTGTTTAATAGTGAAGTTGGTAGGAGTTTGTTGAACTGTTTGATTAGGCTGCTAGTAGAGTCATTAGTAGAGTCATATTGTTGTTCTTTGTTTCCGCATACTCCTGTACATCTTATAGCTCAgttttttattcataattaaAAGGAATAGGAAGATTATCAACTGGCATATTCAGCAACTTCAGAAAAAACTTGATTATGATGCCTCGTACCAAAAATTAAGAAGTTTAGATGTTGACTGTAGTTGGTGTATTTCCGTTTAAGGATGACCAAAGTCACCTTGACAACCATTTAATCAGATGACATTATGGTCTCTACTTCTTTATCTCATCATGCTAATTCTACTTTCTTGAATTTAGATTCAAGGCTCTAAATTTGATCCTGATGGAGAATATATTAGGCATTGGCTGCCTGAGCTGGCACGAATGCCGACTGAGTGGATTCATCACCCTTGGGATGCACCTCAGACTGTCCTACATGCTTCAGGAGTTGAGTTAGGTTTGAACTATCCGACACCGATAGTTGAGTTAGATTTGGCAGCTAATCGATTGACAGAAGCCATAATCAAAATGCGAGAAATTGAAGCAGCTGCTGGGGCAAACTCAAATGGTACAAATGAAGTTGTTATGGATAATGCAGATAGGGTTCAATCCGTAGGTACTACAAATGCTGCTGCAGCGGCAAAAACTACCTGTGCTACTAATTCTTCTAATGATCAGAAGGTACCCACAATTCAAAACTCAAAGGTTAATAATAATCCATTGAGTAGGAAACGGTCTAAAGCCATGGAAGAGAAAGGAGAATTTCAGTATAATATTCGCAACAACATACAAAGTGAAGCTGGGACCTCGAAATCAGACGAAGATTTATGCTCTACTGCTGAATCTTCATCATCTAAGAAACCATCCACCAGCCGAACTTCCTTTTCTGTTCCACAGTTTTGTTCCTCATCAAAAGAGCTGCCACAATCATCTGAAGAAAATACTGATAGATGAGAGTTCAATTAACGATAGTGAGTTTTCAATTACTTCAGTAATTTTACAGAAGCTAATAATTGAATGCCAatcaaaatatgttttaaagtGCGACAAGAACCAATGAGTTCGCCGCATGTTGATGTTGTGAGAATACAAAACTCTTCTTGGATTATATCTTGTGCTCTTATTCTGGATTCTGATACCTGATTTTACTCTTGGATTTCGACTTTTCTAACTTGATCTGACCGCgtattttcaatcaaatttatgCAGGAGCTACAGAAAGATAATGGTGTCACAATAGATCTACCTCAATAACTTTTGGCTTGTGCACGTACCGATGTTTAGTACACTTTTCGATATCTAAGGTACCGAGTTTAGATGCCTTCTTCCATCTATTTGTACATAAACAAATATACTCGAAATGCATAAAAGTGTACAAAACTTTTTTTTGCAACTTTGTCCAAATATTTGCAATTAGCCATTGTAATTTCTTCAAGTCCTCTTGAATTTCTAGACCATGTCATGTTGTTGAAGCATATATCACATTAAAAAAATGTGTCAGTTACTTTAGGAGCAGATTTTAGTCCAAGGAATGAGatatatttcaaaaacataTAGTTGCTAGGAAGACACATGAGCTTGAAGATTTGGAATGGAATTTGTAGAATTTGTACATTCAAAATTCTCTTGGTGATTGCTTGGATTAGATTCGTTGCATTGCATGAGGGGTGCTAATGTATGTATAGATTTCACTGTGGGCTAGGGAAAAAATTGCTTGTGTACATCAGATATTTTTGTGAATTACTTACTGAAATTAGAGGTCCAGCCTCCTTAATTCTGTCTCTTCTTGTGAATTAACCTCCTCCTTAACCAGCCTTTaagtttatttctcaatttgttACAATGTGTTTATACAACAttcttaagttttttttttttaaaaaaaaaatgaattcttagctaattttaaaaaaaaaaaaaaaattttaatttttaaaacttgatttggttttttataACATGggtaaaaacaaaaaagtagataacaacgCAAGAAAttcagaaatagaaaagatgcttataagtttaatttttaaaaatttaaaacaaaaaatcaaataattatcaaatgaggtaaaaataattataaaataaaaaagattaaaacaagTTAAACTTAGTTCCTatgctttaaaatttgtaattatttattttcctttgtGATAATTATtgttaagattaaaaaaattcctTTCATACGTAGATCAGTAAcccaaattttcataaaataaaaatcaacatttaattTCAAGGAAATTCTTACCACAGGGATTAAGttgtaaatttaaaagtaaaggaccaaattgttgaaaattgtacaaaataacctaaaaagtaaaaactttTCTATGGCCGACTTTTTGCTAAACACTTATCTGTTATTGATCTTTTTTACCTGTGAAATACCATTCTATTTCCTATGTCTCTTTTGTTTTTacctttcaaaataaaaaaaaaaaaaaaaaaaaaaaaaaaaaaaaaaaataaaagtattatcATTAAAAAGTAAAGATGCTTCAACATTTTGCTTAATTTATAAGCATAATTGGAAAAAATACGAAAAAATGTATAAAAACAAGTGGTCATTTATCTAAAATGAAATTGTATCGACGAAgatataacaaaaacaaaattatcatatacataAAAAAAGTGTGTGATTGCTGATATCATGATATGCTATTGCTGACATCATGGTACGTGATTGTTTACATCATGGTGTACAATCGCTAACATTATGGTGCAAAGCGAACATTATGGTGCGTGATCACTTTGCAATTTTGTTTTGGTTATATCTCCCTCAGTACAATTTTGATTTAACTAAATGTCCACTTGTTAGAAATTCAAAAATAAGGAACTAATTTGCAACAAACTAATGTTGAAGGCCTAAATTGTTACTATTTTGAAACGGTAaggaataaaattaatttaacctaaattCAAGTCCTCCTTAAtcgggaaaaagaaaaaaaaaaaaaaaaaaaaaaaacagccgGTTCCATAAACAAAAGAGCAGCAAAGTCGAACCTTAGAGACAAAGGATgtattctttttcttatttctattatatttaataaataatcctTATTAGTTTTGatgataaattaataaaaatatttttctaaatttggtaTTTAATCTCCAGACTGTTTttgttggaagaaaaaaaaagcacaAGAAATGTAAAATTCATATGTTTACTTCACTGAAAAACGTCTTAAAGACTAGTTTtccataaaaataaataaataaatagaggtCTGAAAAAATTAATCGAATTGTAAATTTATTAATTGTTTTCAAACATTGTCAAAACACATTAACTGAGCGCCCATGGCCTAATGGATAAGGCGTCTGACTTCTAATCAGGCGATTGTGGGTTCGAATCCCACTGGTGTCTTTTTTACTTTCTTTACAcaagaaaagaaataattataaataaataaatgtagaGATTtatttttagtgtttttatAAGGCTTATTAGATTATATTGTTTTTAAGGTTCTACCATTTACATCATTTTCTTAGATCTAAATCTATTCAGTTTTGTCATCCCCATCAGTTTCATTGTCCCATATTCTCTCCTTTGATCTCTTGTCATCCCATCAATATGGTTGTTTCTGTTCTTTGGCTCTACAAACGATTTTTGTAGCCATTTTAAGGGAGTTGGTTTTTttggatatttgtaatacataataaaataagataaaaaatctaaaaatatattacatctttcaaatatttgtaaatatcaatgagttgactagtcaatctttgaatttttatttaatttccaatttcgtCTTCCCTTGTCTTATCTCGTTGTacacttttttttaatcttttcttttctttctcctattttttgcttcttcccttttttttttttttagtttttcttttatttgtccgatttcttcttccttttttctatttaatttatttttaaaattttcctttcctttatttgattttttttcttcccctttttttcacaagaattttGAGGTTGAGTTCCGTACCCAggacttgaaagtactcaattcataagtgacttaacactaACAAGCCAATTATCAAGTTTgattataataacaaataataaatagaaataacaaatgaaagtctatcgaTCAtaaccactaatattttctattattgatagcttaatctttgattatattttcatagttaatagccacttttagaaatctatcattgatagccaacttagtgaatttaattaataaagttgaatcttgaACTAAAATATAAGTGGAATgtctagaagttatcactgatagcatgtttaTCCGTGGTAaaagctatcatcgaaaagaaaagggacttaTAAGTGTTTGGGAGAACAAGAAAGGGACAAAAAGGTGTTCAGTgactatgattgatagaagctactaatgatagcatgttaccagtgatagaagctaatattaatagcatgttatcaatgataagTTACCCAATAGCACATTATCggtgatagcatgatatcagtgagatcattgatagcatcttatcaatgatattatcagtgaaagaagctatcactgataactgcAATATGAGTGAGTGatatcagtgataaaacttaggtgatatctatatatagagtttttttcaaaggtgataaccagttatagaagtctatcattgatagcattaagtgttaatatttcaaggttgattctaattgacgaaagtctatcaatgataacgactgatagttgctatcagtgatagccatgataaaagattattagtgataactactatggtaatcaaaattgttggtcttctttcaaagttgatcactatttataaatctatcattgatagccattGATAGCTtttaagtagtaatatttcaacgttgattccaattgatgaaagtgaatcaatgatagctactgataattgatagcaaattaaaagctaatatttcaaaattgtattaatttttctcaaattgaaagttatcactgatagcaactatcatcgatagcaattgatagaagctatcagcgatagcagCTGATAACCGCTATAAGTGGTTATAACTGATaactactatcagtgatagttttaaatttgagaaaatcgggaagaagcgaacaaaatggtggctatgcatgagttttttagtcttttaccattttttgatctatatatgcaattattttatccttgcatattctattatttttggtttgaattatatttatacaattaGCCCTTGTTTTTCTTCATTTGGTAGTGTTTGAATATAGAAATAGCCAAATGTTTCATTTTATCTTGGATTATTGTCGTGTTttgatttctttaaaatattttaagcaTGCTTGCATTTTCATGCTTCAAGATTGTTTTTTAATATCTAGTAGTTCATcgcaaattttttttgttaataatattttaaactataataTTATAATGTCCTTTTTATATACATTTAAGGTAATTATCTTGatattatcttttaattttgggtgtatttttggaatttttaggATAAAATTGAATTGTCTTGATAAGATagttcaaatgaaaatttagCATGATAAagatttggattttgatttttaaaacgaAAAAAATTGAGGAATTTAGATGGGGTTTAATTGGagtttggatttaatttaatttggaagttaaaaggaaatgggaatataatatatatatatataataaattagaaaTCCAATTAGATTTAGAAAGAATTatatggattaaaaaaaaaaagaagaagagcaaaAGAGTTAAATATATTCTCCTTTTGCGTGCGTTCAAACCCTCtgcaaccttcttctccttcgtGGGTTTCTCCAGCCGCCACTTCTCTAACTCCAGCCGCCAGACGCTGTTCGGCTGCCGCCGAGACTCGGTCGCCGTCTGCCGGTTTCGCGCCGTCACTCGCCACACGCCCAGCTTCGTTCGCCTGTAGGTTAGCGTTTCAACGCCGTCGAAGCTCAGTCGCACGCCAACACCGTGCATCTCAGCCGCGCGCCAGCTGCTCGTCCGCTCCTGTCGGCCGTCCCTTAGGCgtaatatattttgatttttttttaattagttacaTTAGCTcgttcaaattttcaatttatataattcttattaatacgattatataattttatataccAATGTCACTTGGATGAAAGATAAAATTTCATGTGTTACTTTACTAATTTCTAAGTTTTaccattttcaactttattttcAATATGAAAACTTTCATttatatagaaattaaatttaaaaaaaattagaaaaagatcttacatttatttataacatcatttctaattttttcattaaatttttacaCCTATTTTACTCTAAATAAGTCGAtatgaattttttcttttactatcCAAAACTTCATTTTCACAATTcacttcaaaatattttgaaaatttatattattttgtattaactAAAAATTTGGGTGATCCTTACTTACTAATTTACTATAATTTAAGATATTGTTGACtagtaattaataatttatgcaAATAAGTAATTGTATTtacttaataaatttttattgtaaaataagttaagtaaaaaattttataagattattgttgatttattaaataatatttatattaatttttattaaattaatattaattaattatattcaaaatgaaattatatataaaataaaaaaaaaaaaagatgggaaaaaaaatccacaatttgaaaagaaaataaaaaccttATATGTGGGAAAGAGGATATCTTTGTCTGTGAATAATTTATTTCtaagtaaaatgttaaaaaCTTTGAAACAAATATGAGTTTTGGACGTATGTCAATTTTCATCGAGAAAATCTTCAACAAGATCCTAAAAGATTATTATGGATGGAGACAAAATATAGAGTTTGAAAACTTAGAACCAAAAAACCAAGTCTAGCCTTAAGAGAAAAGAATGTATTCTTTTACGGAATTAATACAAATATTTGTCTAAATTTGGTATTTAATTTAATCTCCGGAATGTAttgttggaagaaaaaaaaaggcacaaaaatgtaaaattcaTAGTTTTAGaagattgaaatatttaatatatgtttttctTCACTGGAAAATGTCTTAAAGAAATAAAGACAACccttcaattatttttaaaaaaataaaaaaaggtctCAAAACATTAATCGAATTTAccttttgttatttataaataattttgaatctttgaACCATATAGCCTAGCGCCCATGGCCTAAGGCGTCTGACTTCATGTGTATGTCATgcaatttggctaagaaacttAGTGAAGGAGTTGAAGTTTCAAATAGAAGGTCCAATGGAGATTTTTGTTGACAATAAATTGACCATTGCCTTAGCCAAAAATTCGGTATTTCATGGGAGGAGTAAGCACATTGATACTCGATTCACTACATTCGGGATTGCATTATGAAGAAAAGAAGTGGAACTCAAATATATCAAGTCACAAGACCAAGCGGCAGACATTTTCACAAAGCCCTCAAGTAAAGACTTTTATCAAAATGAGGAGTTTACTTGGTGTAACAAATCAAGTTTAAGGGGGTGTTGAAAagtttgtcattattaaactttatttgtggtatttagtgtgacttttgggttttgtgacttttagtttttttgtaACCAATAGTGATTTTTGAGTTATAAGAGTtgtgagttatgagcatttgatgacatttatagctttaaaccattggccattcctatggttatgtttgtaagcctatataaaggcatgcttagttgaatggaaaatatatctctcatttttcatatttgttctCCACGTTTTTTTTCTAACAATCCTTAGTAATCTTCCCACATACTATTTATTCATGTTCAAAGCTCCGATCTCTACTTGCAAATATATTGAGAAATTCATGATAAATTTTATGTGGGAAGGAACTGACAAAGCTAGTTGATCACACCTTGTTCGATGGGACTATATCACTCtaagtaaaaagaaaagatgCCTTGGTATcgataaagtgaagatctctAATACTGCATTATTTGATAAATGGCTATGGAGATATCTAATTGAGGTCGATAGCCTCTGTAAAAGCCTTATAAATGCTAAATATCATTATGAATCCCCCGACTCTATCCCATCTTGCAGCTACAAAAGTTCTAAAGCTCCTAGACATCATATTTCCAATTTACAAGATATTTTTCTCTATAACATTAGATGGGAGGTGAAGATTGGTCACAATGTCTTATTTTGGTATCATAATTGGACTAAGCTTTACATATATAGGTTGTTTctcgtttttttcttttttcactaTCAAAGAATCCCCTCCTCATTGTTTGGGAGGCTTAGGACCCTAGCATGGATGCACAGAACCTCTAAACTAGAAGACAAGTGCTTGATCGAGAAGTTGATTTGTGGGATTCCATCACTAGTAATTAGAGTTTGCCTGTGGATACCAACAATAATGATGCAGTCATTTGGACCCTTGCTTCTAATGGTTTATTTTTTGTGAAATTGCATGAAACCCAACTTGAAAATTCACCAGCACTGTTGAATGTCGGGTCTTCTAGTTCTTATATTTAACTAGAAAATACAAATTCTTCATACATTTTTATCTGCTGTGTAGGAGCCTAAAACGATAGATAAATGTCAGTCTCGTTTCCACTCGTTACACCATAATCCTAATTGGTGTGTTCTTTGCATGGTTCATTATGAAGATATTAATCATCTATTTATTCACTACCCATATGCTTTTTCTATTTGGTCCAACCTTAGAAACTATTCCTCTGTGTCTGCACTTTCTTCTGTGAGCAGCCTCGTCCATGCCCTTACGCACACTACAGAAAACACTAAACAAAAGCTAATGTGGTGTAACCTTATCAACTTTATGGGATGAAATCATTGCTCTTGCTGTAATTTGGTGTATTAAAGTTGctctttttttgtaattatgcAGCCTGATCAATTTCTTTGAATTGAAAGGTTTTTCTCTAGCCTCTTTTACCGTTTCCGATGGTTTTGCGTTGTTAAGTTCCTTTCCAGCTCTTTGTATCTCACACGAACATTCTTATActtttttaatatgaatgaatGCTTTTTTGGGAGTATGATAAGGGTGTTATAAATATGTCAACATAGTTGAGATATTCATGTGCACCCCTAATCCTCAAatgttctctatttttttttaaaaaaaaaaaagaaaaatcatctaATTAGCAGCATCACTTAGATACATCTCGAGATGCACTTATTTTTGTACATCTCACTTTAAtcatgtaaaaagaaaaaaattatagaaaaataagaaaaatttatcacatgacaatttataatttgaataattttggGGACTTGATCGAATAGGGAACGAGGAAAGTAATTTCTCTTAGATTAACATGCAAGTAGGTGATATTGCCCGCACATGGTTCAATTGATGTTATAGCCGCCATCGAGTTTTTCTTGCAAAGATATAGCCGCCCTATATAATGATATAAGAAGTTTCCTATGATTTTCTTTGCTAATTGAAGATATATTCTTTTGATAGTGGGTCGAAACTAAAACAGTCAGTTGCCCGCTTGCAAGTGTGAAGATTGGAAAAAGATACAATAAAATTGTCGTGCATTTAGAAGACAAAACATGTGAGCAGTCCAACTTGGTTGTCAATTTGATTGTCCtttgatatattatatcaattaaggacctttttaaaatttaaaaaaaaaaaatgatttacgcaaagaaattcataaaaatctatgaatatctatcaatattttttttatattatttctataaatagtttgatattttttcgatttataaaaattttccttcaattaataTAGATATGTTTCGATTCATTTTATTGCATTATTGCGATATAATAATTAAgtatttaaaatgaaaacaatggaaaattattttattaacagaAATCTGTGTGCGTATATTGGGAGGATTCTTTCCCTTTTATCTCCTTTGGAGTTATAGtttcattattattactattttctttttggtAATCACATAAATAAATCTTATAATTTAAAACCCATAtttcaattcaaattaatcaaatattcaAATGAATCAAAAGATTATAGATGtatttggaatatattttcaagtgtttaatttaaaaaataattcattttagaACATACTAGAGTATTTGGCAACCacttaaaatagattttgaagtataatttaaataattttgataaaaaatgtttaaataaaaatgatttttttgaaacatttttttcttaagttaatCCAAACGGGTCCATCTATATCAAATTTTCATTGTTCTTATCTTATCTAAAATACCACTCTAATTTCTAAATCaaaactaaatatatattttctctcttaactattctttttctctatcttatttatttctaaatttttttttctcaatctttctctcttttaataaataaatcataactttttgcataaaaatattttaactcaAATGTTGATTTTGtcacatttgttatttattcatctaacatatcatatagtACTCTTGActtctctttttaaaattagCTTAGTTGGTCAAAATGAGCTTAACTTAGCGTTAATTGACACAATCTTTCATTTTAGAGATCGGAGGTATCCGATCTCCTATCCCataattattttactaaaaaaggcctctttatttaaca
Proteins encoded:
- the LOC120067100 gene encoding cryptochrome-1 isoform X1, yielding MDPGSSESPNMGCNKTIVWFRRDLRIEDNPALAAAARDGFVYPVYIWCPKEEGQFYPGRVSRWWLKQSLAYLKQTLKSLGADLVLMKTQSTIFSLLECINAIGATKVAFNCLYDPISLVRDHNIKEKLVELGISVQSYNADLLYEPWDVYDENGNAFTTFKEYWDKCLLLQKELISTLPPWKLQQAAGMVGCCSIEELGLENESEKSSNALLARAWSPGWSNGDKALVEFVENHLLEYAINRQHLGGSSTSLLSPYLHYGEVSVCKVFQKVRMKQILWAREGNALGEQSTNLFLRAIGLREYSRYICFNFPFTYERSLLSSLKFFPWHDSQDNFKAWRQGRTGYPLVDAGMRELWATGWIHNRIRVIVSCFAVKVLLLPWKWGMKYFWDTLLDADLESDILGWQYISGSLPDGHELERLDDPQIQGSKFDPDGEYIRHWLPELARMPTEWIHHPWDAPQTVLHASGVELGLNYPTPIVELDLAANRLTEAIIKMREIEAAAGANSNGTNEVVMDNADRVQSVGTTNAAAAAKTTCATNSSNDQKVPTIQNSKVNNNPLSRKRSKAMEEKGEFQYNIRNNIQSEAGTSKSDEDLCSTAESSSSKKPSTSRTSFSVPQFCSSSKELPQSSEENTDR
- the LOC120067100 gene encoding cryptochrome-2 isoform X2, yielding MGCHQCWTQYKSPSIQDPISLVRDHNIKEKLVELGISVQSYNADLLYEPWDVYDENGNAFTTFKEYWDKCLLLQKELISTLPPWKLQQAAGMVGCCSIEELGLENESEKSSNALLARAWSPGWSNGDKALVEFVENHLLEYAINRQHLGGSSTSLLSPYLHYGEVSVCKVFQKVRMKQILWAREGNALGEQSTNLFLRAIGLREYSRYICFNFPFTYERSLLSSLKFFPWHDSQDNFKAWRQGRTGYPLVDAGMRELWATGWIHNRIRVIVSCFAVKVLLLPWKWGMKYFWDTLLDADLESDILGWQYISGSLPDGHELERLDDPQIQGSKFDPDGEYIRHWLPELARMPTEWIHHPWDAPQTVLHASGVELGLNYPTPIVELDLAANRLTEAIIKMREIEAAAGANSNGTNEVVMDNADRVQSVGTTNAAAAAKTTCATNSSNDQKVPTIQNSKVNNNPLSRKRSKAMEEKGEFQYNIRNNIQSEAGTSKSDEDLCSTAESSSSKKPSTSRTSFSVPQFCSSSKELPQSSEENTDR